The following proteins come from a genomic window of Montipora foliosa isolate CH-2021 chromosome 2, ASM3666993v2, whole genome shotgun sequence:
- the LOC137987176 gene encoding uncharacterized protein gives MNQESYDALIALSPSARVELAWWLRHTLNANGSPVHLPPPDMIITTDASKKGWGAVHQSFQTNGRWSQKESLQHINYLELKASFLALKTFLKDKSHVSVSLQLDNTTAIAYINNKGGTRSPQLMTLALEMWDWCQERDILLIASHIPGRENVSADKESREFTDMSEWKLDPIIIQPFLLNCQTDLFASRLTSQLAAYISWRPDPGAIHTDAFTINWATLRGYAFPPFNLISKTLTKVTIDQTELILVAPVWQAQPWWPVLLRLLISQPVLLPNSPTLLTDPTDLNRIHPMYPRLHLAVFHISTNVSKLRAFQQTLPTYSSQQLVPPHTKPTSLVGTVGAAGVLDGKLILFRHL, from the coding sequence ATGAACCAGGAGTCTTACGACGCCTTGATCGCCCTGTCACCGAGTGCCAGAGTAGAACTTGCTTGGTGGTTGAGACACACCCTCAATGCAAACGGCAGTCCTGTACACCTTCCTCCGCCGGATATGATCATCACAACCGACGCCTCCAAGAAAGGTTGGGGTGCAGTGCATCAATCCTTTCAGACCAATGGCAGATGGTCCCAAAAAGAGTCTCTCCAACACATCAATTATCTAGAGCTAAAGGCGTCCTTTTTGGCCTTGAAAACCTTTCTCAAAGACAAGTCTCACGTATCCGTATCTCTGCAACTAGACAACACTACCGCCATCGCTTACATCAACAACAAAGGGGGTACACGTTCCCCCCAACTTATGACTCTGGCATTAGAGATGTGGGATTGGTGTCAGGAAAGAGACATCCTTCTGATAGCTTCTCACATCCCAGGAAGAGAAAACGTCTCAGCGGACAAGGAGTCCAGAGAATTCACGGACATGAGCGAGTGGAAGTTGGACCCAATAATTATTCAGCCTTTTCTGCTGAATTGCCAGACCGATCTATTTGCGAGTCGTCTAACCAGTCAACTCGCGGCTTACATCAGCTGGAGACCCGACCCGGGAGCCATCCACACCGACGCCTTCACGATCAACTGGGCTACTCTACGGGGCTATGCCTTCCCCCCCTTCAATCTGATATCGAAAACCCTGACGAAGGTAACAATCGACCAAACGGAACTAATTCTGGTTGCTCCAGTTTGGCAAGCCCAGCCCTGGTGGCCGGTTCTGCTGAGACTTCTAATATCCCAGCCAGTGTTGCTCCCGAACAGTCCAACCCTGTTAACGGACCCGACCGACCTGAACCGCATTCATCCAATGTATCCTCGTCTTCACTTGGCCGTGTTTCACATCTCTACCAACGTTTCCAAGCTGAGGGCATTCCAACAAACGTTGCCGACCTACTCATCGCAGCAACTCGTACCTCCACACACAAAACCTACGAGTCTAGTTGGAACCGTTGGTGCCGCTGGTGTTCTGGACGGCAAATTGATCCTCTTTCGTCATCTATAA